In one window of Clavelina lepadiformis chromosome 4, kaClaLepa1.1, whole genome shotgun sequence DNA:
- the LOC143452901 gene encoding heme-binding protein 2-like, with translation MKLLLLCLSVLAVCADKEIQRHYEHPSWQLFGDQPKDRSFEVRYYNATKWVSTKVSALTEHEAEEEGFRRLFRYISGENDKRTTMQMTIPVPLQMFAGRCVFCKRDFIVSFYIPSEYQENPPIPNDKSVYIDERHGIVLYVRKFGGYARTDQFYYEAYRLSKDLARNKVTKFNRQTMVFTQYNSPFKLFHRRNEVWFLESSSPSSDDIDRCFGCCDNV, from the exons ATGAAATTGCTCCTGCTTTGTCTCTCTGTCCTGGCGGTGTGCGCTGATAAAGAAATCCAGCGTCATTACGAGCATCCTTCATGGCAACTGTTTGGTGATCAGCCTAAG GACAGGTCATTCGAAGTGCGATACTACAATGCTACAAAATGGGTTAGCACTAAGGTCAGTGCGTTGACCGAACACGAAGCAGAAGAAGAAGGTTTCAGAAGACTCTTCCGCTACATATCCGGAGAAAACGACAAAc GGACAACAATGCAGATGACTATTCCTGTTCCGTTGCAAATGTTTGCTGGTCGTTGTGTCTTCTGCAAACGTGACTTCATCGTTTCGTTCTACATTCCTTCAGAGTATCAAGAGAACCCACCAATCCCCAATGACAAGTCCGTTTATATTGACGAGCGGCATGGAATTGTTTTGTATGTCAG GAAATTTGGAGGATACGCTCGAACAGACCAGTTTTACTACGAAGCCTACAGGCTTTCTAAAGACCTCGCACGTAACAAAGTGACCAAATTTAACCGACAAACGATGGTGTTCACTCAGTACAATTCTCCATTCAAATTATTTCACCGTCGCAATGAGGTTTGGTTTTTGGAATCGTCGTCTCCCTCATCTGATGATATTGACCGATGCTTTGGTTGCTGTGACAATGTGTAA
- the LOC143451922 gene encoding protein chibby homolog 1-like, with translation MLSLFGQKSFSPKKATPRKASSLSNLASLDISERAQEFGLDYGSASLKLNGAEFKFEDGAWQSESGVGGVPHKEMIKLKKENTRIIEENNMLKLKIDILLDMLAETTAEGQLLEQERDEALKTKKKR, from the exons ATGCTCAGTTTGTTTGGTCAAAAGAGTTTTAGTCCCAAAAAAGCAACTCCACGAAAAGCTTCTTCACTATCTAACCTAGCCAGTTTGGATATTTCCGAAAGAGCTCAGGAGTTTGGGCTAGATTATGGAAGCGCATCTTTAAAGCTGAATGGAGCagaatttaaatttgaagATGGTGCTTGGCAGTCAG AGTCAGGGGTTGGAGGAGTTCCACACAAAGAaatgattaaattaaaaaaggaaaatacaAGAATCATTGAGGAAAATAACATGCTTAAGCTCAAGATTGACATCTTGTTGGATATG CTTGCAGAGACAACCGCCGAGGGACAGTTACTGGAGCAAGAGAGAGATGAAGCCCTAAAGACCAAGAAAAAGAGATGA
- the LOC143453164 gene encoding mitochondrial import receptor subunit TOM22 homolog, giving the protein MTEKLAEIGNGDGEYDDEEDETLKERLWGLTEMFPERVRNATSKTASYTSTGCAKFYRFMRSAMWIGASSFVILAVPIVFEQERYNMEQQQQQHQRQLLLGPNAAVSNTPNSMGMVPPPPPQ; this is encoded by the exons ATGACTGAAAAATTGGCAGAAATTGGTAATGGTGATGGGGAGTATGATGAT GAAGAAGATGAAACCTTAAAAGAACGATTGTGGGGTTTAACAGAGATGTTTCCTGAGCGTGTGAGAAATGCGACATCCAAAACAGCTAGTTATACTTCAACGGgttgtgcaaaattttatag ATTTATGCGATCTGCAATGTGGATTGGTGCTTCTAGCTTTGTCATTCTAGCAGTTCCTATTGTATTTGAGCAAGAGAGATACAACatggaacaacaacagcagcagcatCAGAGACAG TTACTCCTTGGACCAAATGCAGCTGTTTCAAATACACCCAACAGTATGGGCATGGTACCTCCACCGCCGCctcaataa